GGGCACTTTCTGTAACCGAAATTAACGAAGGCATCTGTAACGTGGATGCAGCAGCTAATGGTTTGGTGTCCTACTGGAAAATGAATGAAGGCTCTGGTAATATTTTCTATGACCGTACGGGAAAAGGAAGAAACATGACCTGGCCTAAAACTACGTTATGGAATGCCAGTACGGAAAACAAATGTGTTCAATAAATAAAGATATGAAGATGAAAAGTTTAACAGTTTTCAGAAATAAATGTATTCTACTGGTAGCAGCTACGGTTTTTCTGTTCAGTGCTTGCAAAAAGAAAGAAACGTTTACGTTCAATGGCGATGATAAAAACCGTGTATTTTTTAATGTAGAGAATAATACATTTAAAGGGTACAATAGCTTTGCTTTCTCAGTGATACAATTCGGTTCAGGCCCTTCAGGTGCAGACATTAAGGCCTCTTTTCCTGCACGTATTACGCAAGAGTCGGAAGAGGATGTTAAAGTAACGTATGGAGTGGATAATAGTAAAATTGCCGCCTATAATGCTGCCAACAATACAAGTTATGTAGCCGTCCCTGATGGTATGGTAACACTAGGGGCTGATTTGACAATTCCCAAAGGTGCACTGATTTCTTCCACTAACCTTGATTTTTCAATTCCCAGGGATAAGATGTCTTTGCTTACTGCTCCCGGTTATTTAATCCCGCTGCAAATTAAATCTGTAACAGGTGCAAATACAGAAGTGAGTTCAAATGCAAGT
The nucleotide sequence above comes from Pedobacter sp. MC2016-14. Encoded proteins:
- a CDS encoding BT_3987 domain-containing protein is translated as MKSLTVFRNKCILLVAATVFLFSACKKKETFTFNGDDKNRVFFNVENNTFKGYNSFAFSVIQFGSGPSGADIKASFPARITQESEEDVKVTYGVDNSKIAAYNAANNTSYVAVPDGMVTLGADLTIPKGALISSTNLDFSIPRDKMSLLTAPGYLIPLQIKSVTGANTEVSSNASTVYVVVTAVVTNEFERTNWTIHSFSTQEATGEGANNGRAVFLLDNVLSTFWTSQWNGSEPAPPHFVAFDMKATLSLSGLYITGRQVTSVSGPPKTIVVEVSNDGTTWQNAGTYELALVQTRQTVAFPQKYSARYFKVTVTVVYGTSRSTYLSEVSAY